One region of Polynucleobacter sp. MWH-Aus1W21 genomic DNA includes:
- a CDS encoding GspH/FimT family pseudopilin, whose amino-acid sequence MSKNHVRQKGSTLLELMAVVLIIAIAATISMPLLQEQIAVREIDTTAHRFIAHAHFARQQALHTGESVKLAPVNGELWEDGWVIQSGCISKQANLSCQPKNWLSQGNIRPVYFKGGGRQFTDPHSGKRGILFNAAGAAKTDKGGFVANRLILGHQRASHLERQMILGSGGRWRICDPARDTKRCH is encoded by the coding sequence TTGAGTAAAAACCACGTACGTCAAAAAGGTTCAACCTTGCTGGAGTTAATGGCGGTTGTGCTGATTATTGCTATTGCTGCAACGATAAGTATGCCGCTCTTGCAAGAGCAAATTGCCGTTCGTGAAATCGATACTACTGCTCACAGATTTATCGCCCATGCGCACTTCGCGCGTCAGCAAGCTTTGCATACAGGGGAGTCCGTCAAACTCGCCCCCGTGAATGGTGAGCTCTGGGAAGATGGTTGGGTAATTCAAAGTGGCTGCATTAGCAAGCAAGCGAACTTAAGTTGCCAACCTAAAAATTGGCTTTCCCAGGGCAATATTCGCCCCGTGTACTTTAAAGGGGGAGGCAGGCAATTTACTGACCCGCATTCCGGCAAGAGAGGGATTTTGTTTAATGCTGCTGGCGCCGCCAAGACCGATAAAGGTGGGTTTGTAGCCAATCGCCTGATATTGGGGCACCAAAGGGCTTCCCATCTAGAAAGGCAAATGATTTTGGGGAGCGGTGGACGCTGGCGTATCTGTGATCCCGCTAGGGATACAAAGCGCTGTCATTGA
- the ribD gene encoding bifunctional diaminohydroxyphosphoribosylaminopyrimidine deaminase/5-amino-6-(5-phosphoribosylamino)uracil reductase RibD, translating into MYSAVDHQMMSEALAQAQKALYLSNPNPRVGCVIAKDEKVIGRGFTQAVGKAHAEVQALEDAKAQGNDVVGSTIYVTLEPCSHTGRTPPCVDALLAAKPAKVIVAMSDPNPLVAGEGLEKLRAAGIEVQCGLLEAEAQSLNRGFISRMTRGLPWVRMKIAASLDGKTALPDGHSQWITGPLARADGHHWRAQACAIVTGVGTVKEDDPSLNVREVETQRQPMRIIIDSKLETPQTAKILQKPELSGVLIVCANLDSPETQAKAKNFEARGIQVIAMANAFGKVDLPTLFSYLAKEREMNEIHIESGFKLNSSMLREDCVDELLLYYAPFLMGEGIGMANVGPLNELSQRQNWQIIDQTLFCPDLRLRLIKN; encoded by the coding sequence ATGTACAGCGCAGTTGACCACCAAATGATGAGCGAGGCTTTGGCCCAAGCTCAAAAAGCACTTTATCTATCCAATCCGAATCCGCGAGTCGGATGTGTCATTGCAAAAGATGAAAAGGTAATTGGGCGCGGCTTTACTCAAGCGGTCGGAAAGGCGCATGCAGAAGTGCAAGCATTGGAAGATGCCAAAGCCCAGGGTAACGATGTTGTAGGCTCAACAATCTATGTGACCTTAGAACCATGTAGTCATACAGGTAGAACGCCTCCTTGCGTGGACGCTTTACTAGCAGCTAAGCCAGCAAAGGTGATTGTTGCGATGTCTGATCCTAATCCGCTTGTAGCCGGTGAAGGTTTGGAAAAGCTAAGAGCTGCCGGCATTGAAGTGCAATGTGGGTTGCTAGAGGCAGAAGCGCAATCACTCAATCGTGGATTTATTTCTAGAATGACACGTGGCTTGCCATGGGTACGCATGAAGATTGCGGCTAGCCTCGATGGTAAAACTGCTTTGCCCGATGGCCATAGTCAATGGATTACAGGTCCACTTGCTCGAGCTGATGGTCATCACTGGCGCGCACAAGCTTGTGCCATCGTTACAGGTGTTGGCACCGTAAAAGAGGATGATCCTAGTCTGAACGTGAGAGAGGTTGAGACTCAAAGACAGCCGATGCGAATCATTATTGATTCTAAATTAGAGACTCCACAAACAGCTAAGATTTTGCAAAAACCAGAGCTATCTGGTGTATTGATCGTATGCGCAAATCTAGATAGTCCTGAGACGCAAGCAAAGGCCAAGAATTTTGAGGCGCGCGGCATTCAAGTGATCGCAATGGCTAATGCATTTGGTAAGGTGGATTTGCCGACCCTATTCTCCTATCTCGCCAAAGAGCGTGAGATGAATGAAATCCATATTGAATCTGGCTTTAAGCTCAATAGCTCAATGCTCAGGGAAGATTGTGTAGATGAGCTGTTGCTCTATTACGCGCCGTTCCTAATGGGTGAGGGCATTGGCATGGCTAATGTTGGCCCATTAAATGAATTAAGTCAGCGCCAGAACTGGCAGATCATAGATCAAACCCTTTTTTGTCCTGATCTGCGCTTACGTCTAATTAAGAACTAA
- a CDS encoding riboflavin synthase: protein MFTGIITAVGQIKSVQAKGDGLHLLVEVPEGYLDDVALGDSIAIQGACMTATQLTKNSFALDISRESLNKTVGLDKVGAVNLEKALRLNDRLGGHLVSGHVDGVGRVAHFSQVTNDAYGSWLLQIEAPKELAPFLAYKGSIVVNGVSLTVNKTEDSATACIVDINIIPHTLENTTLGKLVQGDVVNLEIDLIARYVARMLETQAK from the coding sequence ATGTTTACAGGAATCATCACGGCCGTCGGCCAAATCAAAAGTGTCCAAGCAAAAGGCGATGGCCTTCATCTCCTTGTAGAGGTGCCTGAGGGTTACCTTGACGATGTTGCTTTGGGTGACAGTATTGCGATTCAGGGTGCGTGTATGACAGCTACCCAATTAACAAAAAATTCTTTTGCTTTAGATATCTCCCGTGAGTCACTGAATAAAACAGTAGGTTTGGATAAAGTGGGAGCAGTTAATTTAGAGAAGGCACTGCGTTTAAATGATCGTCTTGGTGGTCATTTGGTGAGCGGTCACGTAGATGGCGTAGGAAGAGTTGCCCACTTCTCTCAAGTGACTAACGATGCCTATGGATCTTGGCTGCTTCAGATCGAGGCTCCTAAAGAACTAGCCCCGTTTTTGGCATACAAAGGTTCTATCGTTGTGAATGGCGTATCGCTTACAGTGAACAAGACTGAAGACAGTGCCACTGCTTGTATTGTCGACATCAATATCATCCCTCACACCTTAGAAAACACTACTCTGGGAAAGCTTGTGCAAGGCGATGTAGTAAATCTAGAGATAGATTTGATCGCGCGCTACGTGGCTCGTATGCTTGAGACGCAAGCAAAATAA
- the queC gene encoding 7-cyano-7-deazaguanine synthase QueC, which translates to MSKLSAAYESLAPRKPGAPAVILFSGGLDSTTVLALAKDLGYTPYALSVGYGQRHSSELAAAKHIAKQIGIARHEVVNLDLTRFGGSALTDSSIAVPVTPGKDQEIPVTYVPARNTILLSLALGWAESLGGLDVFYGANAVDYSGYPDCRPEYVASFEHMANLATKAGVEAINDENRFRVHAPIINLTKAQIIQLGNTMGVDYSQTVSCYQANDLGEACGECESCRLRQAGFKQANVNDPTRYQKNK; encoded by the coding sequence ATGTCTAAATTATCTGCTGCATATGAATCACTGGCGCCACGTAAGCCCGGTGCTCCTGCAGTCATCTTATTTTCTGGCGGGCTAGACTCCACTACTGTTTTAGCTCTAGCGAAAGATCTCGGTTACACGCCTTACGCCCTTTCTGTGGGTTATGGGCAAAGACACTCCTCTGAGCTTGCAGCCGCAAAACATATCGCAAAGCAAATTGGTATTGCCCGTCATGAAGTGGTGAATTTAGATCTCACTCGCTTCGGGGGTTCTGCTTTAACGGACTCCTCTATCGCAGTTCCTGTTACTCCAGGCAAGGATCAAGAAATCCCTGTGACCTATGTACCTGCACGCAATACGATCTTGCTATCTCTCGCCCTAGGTTGGGCAGAGTCATTGGGCGGCTTAGATGTTTTCTATGGTGCTAATGCAGTGGATTATTCTGGGTATCCTGATTGCAGACCGGAGTACGTAGCCTCTTTTGAACACATGGCCAATCTTGCTACCAAAGCTGGCGTTGAAGCCATTAATGATGAGAATCGCTTTCGGGTACATGCGCCAATCATCAACCTTACTAAGGCTCAGATCATTCAACTAGGCAACACCATGGGTGTGGACTACTCCCAAACGGTATCTTGCTATCAAGCCAATGATTTAGGTGAAGCCTGTGGTGAATGTGAATCTTGCCGCCTAAGGCAAGCTGGCTTTAAGCAGGCTAATGTGAACGATCCTACGCGCTACCAAAAAAACAAATAA
- the ybgF gene encoding tol-pal system protein YbgF has protein sequence MMVLSHSTKQTLSRAFCLGAALICLSASNSAWALFSDDEARKAILDLRKSLATTQLELQGQIDKLKTENAELRGKVEELEKQGEDINTSQKTYYQDLDTRLGNFEPRTVTIEGVSGSVQPGEKKAYEDALKAFQAGNLKKADDSFAAFTTKYPKSPYLPLALYWSGNSKYANKEYTGAISQLQNLIKKYPNHPRIPAAMVTLGNAQLESGNKAAAKKTFSEIIAKYPDTDAAKDAQQMITATK, from the coding sequence ATGATGGTGCTTTCTCACTCAACAAAACAAACGCTCTCACGAGCGTTTTGTTTAGGTGCCGCACTCATTTGTTTGAGTGCATCCAACAGTGCCTGGGCCCTTTTCTCTGATGACGAAGCCCGTAAGGCCATTTTAGATCTGCGTAAGTCTCTAGCGACTACCCAGCTTGAGTTGCAGGGTCAAATAGATAAGCTCAAAACTGAAAACGCAGAGCTACGTGGCAAGGTAGAAGAGCTTGAGAAGCAAGGCGAAGATATCAACACCAGTCAAAAAACTTATTACCAAGATTTAGATACGCGCTTAGGTAATTTTGAACCACGCACTGTCACGATTGAAGGCGTGAGTGGTAGTGTTCAACCTGGCGAAAAGAAAGCCTATGAAGATGCACTAAAAGCATTTCAAGCGGGCAACCTGAAAAAGGCTGACGATAGCTTTGCTGCATTCACTACAAAATACCCCAAAAGCCCTTACTTACCACTTGCACTCTACTGGAGTGGCAATAGCAAGTATGCGAATAAGGAATACACAGGTGCAATTAGTCAACTCCAAAATCTGATTAAGAAGTACCCAAACCATCCGCGCATTCCTGCCGCGATGGTTACCTTAGGCAATGCTCAATTAGAAAGCGGCAATAAGGCTGCAGCTAAAAAAACATTTAGCGAAATCATCGCCAAATACCCAGATACGGACGCAGCCAAAGATGCGCAACAAATGATTACTGCGACAAAGTAA
- the pal gene encoding peptidoglycan-associated lipoprotein Pal — MKISIARRAATFALIGATAFLMAACSSVKLDDTDGANGSGGSGRFGSQPWNDPNSPLFEKSVYFGFDEFTVQTKYQKMLSTHASYLKANPKQKIIIQGNTDERGTAEYNLALGQRRSDAVRKSLNLMGVSDDQMEAVSFGKEKPKAEGDNEAAWAQNRRADIVYITN; from the coding sequence ATGAAGATTTCTATCGCACGTCGCGCAGCGACATTTGCCCTCATCGGCGCCACAGCATTTTTGATGGCTGCATGCTCTAGCGTTAAATTGGACGATACCGATGGCGCAAATGGAAGCGGTGGCAGCGGCAGATTTGGTTCACAGCCTTGGAATGATCCAAACAGCCCTCTTTTTGAGAAAAGTGTTTACTTCGGTTTTGATGAGTTCACTGTTCAGACTAAATACCAAAAAATGTTGTCGACTCACGCCAGCTATCTAAAGGCTAATCCAAAGCAAAAGATCATCATTCAAGGTAATACCGATGAACGTGGCACAGCAGAGTACAACTTGGCACTTGGCCAACGTCGTTCTGATGCGGTACGCAAGTCATTGAACTTGATGGGCGTTTCCGATGACCAAATGGAAGCGGTAAGCTTTGGTAAAGAAAAGCCAAAAGCAGAAGGTGATAACGAAGCAGCTTGGGCTCAAAACCGCCGCGCTGACATTGTTTACATCACTAATTAA
- the tolB gene encoding Tol-Pal system beta propeller repeat protein TolB yields MLQTAKRLISKLNSFGLIVIALCISLASPALAQMNIEITGVGQSLYPIAVMRFKDETKLPTSVTEIIRQDLARSGYFKNTENGNAVESDEGTPNYKSWAARGADALVVGSVVQTGNGQFEIHYKLFDIRKSVSLGGLNLNSSADNLRAAAHKIADDIIYKLLGERGVFSTRLSYVIKDGKRYRLVISDADGQNIRNAMNSGEPIISPSWSPDGKKVAYVSFEDRKPVIYVHELATGRRISLSNQKGNNSAPAWSPDGRKLAISLSKDGNTQIYGINADGTGLHRLTRGNTIDTEPQYSADGRYIYFTSDRGGNPQIYRMSADGEQAEGVKRVTFKQGFVTSPRISPDGKYLAYIANIGGAYRLYILNLATGDAQALTEGTSDESPSFAANGRYVLYSTKVGGKRVLAAVSVDGNSKQVLSIPGSDVRQPSWGPFMD; encoded by the coding sequence ATGTTGCAAACAGCAAAAAGATTGATATCCAAACTGAACTCTTTTGGCTTAATTGTTATTGCTCTATGCATAAGCCTCGCATCGCCTGCGCTGGCGCAGATGAATATTGAAATCACTGGTGTAGGTCAGTCACTCTACCCAATCGCAGTCATGCGCTTTAAGGATGAGACCAAATTACCAACCAGCGTTACTGAAATCATTCGTCAGGATTTAGCTCGCAGCGGTTACTTTAAAAATACCGAGAATGGTAATGCCGTTGAGAGCGATGAAGGTACTCCGAATTACAAATCTTGGGCAGCACGCGGTGCTGATGCATTGGTAGTGGGATCAGTTGTGCAAACAGGCAATGGTCAATTTGAGATTCACTACAAACTATTTGACATTCGTAAATCGGTCAGTCTTGGCGGCTTAAACCTCAACTCTAGCGCAGACAATTTGCGTGCAGCAGCACATAAAATCGCCGATGACATTATTTATAAATTACTTGGTGAGCGCGGCGTATTTTCCACCCGTCTCTCTTATGTCATCAAGGATGGCAAGCGCTATCGCCTTGTAATTTCTGATGCAGATGGTCAAAATATTCGTAACGCCATGAATAGTGGCGAGCCAATCATCTCACCATCATGGTCACCAGATGGCAAGAAAGTAGCTTACGTTTCTTTTGAAGATCGCAAACCGGTTATCTATGTTCACGAACTCGCCACCGGTCGTCGCATCTCTCTTTCAAATCAGAAAGGTAATAACAGTGCGCCTGCTTGGTCACCCGATGGCAGAAAATTGGCCATTTCACTATCTAAAGATGGCAATACACAGATCTACGGCATCAACGCAGATGGCACAGGCTTACATCGCTTAACTCGTGGCAACACAATTGATACCGAACCACAATACTCTGCTGATGGTCGTTACATCTATTTCACCAGCGATCGTGGTGGCAATCCTCAAATCTATCGTATGAGCGCCGATGGCGAACAGGCCGAAGGTGTAAAGCGCGTAACCTTCAAACAAGGTTTCGTTACCTCTCCTCGCATCTCACCCGATGGCAAATATCTAGCCTACATCGCCAACATTGGTGGTGCCTATCGTCTGTATATTCTCAATTTGGCTACTGGTGATGCGCAAGCCCTCACTGAAGGTACTAGTGATGAATCCCCATCCTTTGCCGCAAATGGTCGCTATGTTCTTTACTCCACAAAAGTAGGTGGTAAGCGAGTTCTAGCTGCCGTTTCTGTAGATGGCAACTCCAAACAAGTACTAAGCATTCCAGGATCCGATGTTCGTCAACCGTCCTGGGGTCCTTTCATGGACTAA
- a CDS encoding energy transducer TonB, with protein sequence MNSAPTFQPSFSPFKRGRFTKQESTKRAFTFSLIVHLGLLAFLMIGISWNNNTSSGVEVELWDSTPQVQAPPEPELKTEVKEEAADIAIKKKLVEKEPPKKEVVKEKPKVVKPPPPKEKIKEKESEKPKKVEVPKAQSPAETKANAAAEKARADQLARLRAAAGAEGGSGGTVGSGVGGGGNAPPGWTDKVIKKVRPLIVFNPESVSGNPAAVILVNLAPDGAILSTSIQSSSGNAGWDRAVLLALSRAESLPKDDNGKIPQREVKLTFKPKD encoded by the coding sequence ATGAATAGCGCTCCGACTTTTCAACCCTCCTTCTCGCCCTTCAAGCGAGGACGCTTTACGAAACAAGAAAGCACCAAACGCGCATTTACTTTTTCGTTAATTGTGCATTTGGGTTTGCTAGCATTTTTAATGATTGGTATTAGCTGGAACAACAACACATCTTCCGGTGTCGAAGTGGAGCTCTGGGATTCGACGCCACAAGTTCAAGCGCCACCAGAGCCCGAACTCAAAACAGAAGTAAAAGAAGAAGCTGCTGATATTGCCATCAAGAAAAAGCTGGTGGAGAAAGAGCCACCCAAAAAAGAAGTGGTAAAAGAAAAACCGAAAGTAGTGAAACCTCCTCCACCAAAAGAAAAGATCAAAGAAAAAGAGTCTGAGAAGCCGAAAAAAGTTGAAGTACCTAAAGCGCAATCTCCTGCAGAAACTAAAGCAAATGCTGCTGCAGAAAAAGCGCGCGCGGATCAACTAGCTCGACTGCGTGCAGCTGCTGGCGCCGAAGGGGGTAGCGGCGGCACCGTTGGCAGCGGTGTTGGCGGTGGCGGCAATGCCCCTCCTGGATGGACCGATAAAGTAATCAAGAAAGTCAGACCCTTGATCGTCTTTAATCCAGAATCCGTCAGCGGCAACCCTGCAGCCGTGATTTTGGTTAACTTAGCGCCCGATGGAGCTATTTTGAGCACCAGTATTCAGTCTTCTAGCGGCAATGCTGGCTGGGATCGTGCGGTGTTACTGGCACTTTCACGTGCAGAGAGCTTACCAAAAGATGACAATGGCAAAATTCCACAACGCGAAGTAAAACTGACTTTTAAACCCAAGGATTAG
- the tolR gene encoding protein TolR, translating to MAGSSLRKNKRRAMSDINVVPYIDVMLVLLVIFMVTAPMVNPGVVNLPTVGGAKVQSLPPVFLTIDANENVIVKKDGDPTQTLNKFELGAFARSQAEKSAEQPIVIAADKSIKYETVMEVMSKLKENGVKRVGLAVKTQ from the coding sequence ATGGCCGGATCTTCATTACGCAAAAACAAACGTCGGGCAATGTCTGACATCAACGTCGTACCGTATATCGATGTGATGCTGGTATTACTCGTGATCTTTATGGTTACTGCGCCGATGGTTAATCCTGGCGTTGTCAATTTGCCAACAGTTGGTGGCGCAAAAGTGCAATCTTTGCCGCCAGTCTTTTTAACTATTGATGCTAATGAAAATGTCATTGTGAAAAAAGATGGCGACCCAACACAAACACTCAATAAATTTGAGCTTGGTGCCTTTGCTCGTTCACAAGCAGAAAAGTCTGCTGAGCAACCCATTGTGATTGCAGCTGATAAATCTATTAAGTATGAAACAGTGATGGAAGTTATGTCCAAGCTCAAAGAGAATGGCGTGAAGCGCGTTGGACTTGCGGTCAAGACCCAATAA
- the tolQ gene encoding protein TolQ, with protein sequence MTSTQDLSFLSLVLNASLLVQLVMLLLLSMSIASWTIIFKKTAVLRGVRQDTERFERDFWSGGGLNTLLEAAQRNTRNDAVLEHIFEAGMQEFTKGREIDAARRAMKATYQREMDLLEANLPFLASVGSVSPYIGLFGTVWGIMHAFRGLANVQNATLAAVAPGIAEALVATAIGLFAAIPAVVAYNRAATDVDRLSIRFETFIEEFTNILQRQTAGR encoded by the coding sequence ATGACCTCTACACAAGACCTCTCCTTCCTCTCTCTAGTCCTCAATGCCAGCCTTTTAGTACAGTTGGTAATGTTGTTATTGCTGAGCATGTCCATAGCCTCTTGGACCATTATTTTCAAGAAAACCGCTGTTTTGCGAGGGGTTAGACAAGATACAGAGCGTTTTGAGCGCGATTTCTGGTCTGGTGGTGGCCTAAATACCCTCCTAGAGGCCGCCCAGCGCAATACCCGCAATGACGCGGTCCTGGAGCACATTTTTGAAGCTGGCATGCAAGAGTTCACCAAAGGTCGTGAGATTGACGCTGCTCGCCGTGCCATGAAAGCCACCTACCAGCGTGAAATGGACCTCCTAGAGGCCAATCTACCGTTCTTAGCGTCTGTAGGCTCAGTCTCCCCCTATATCGGCCTCTTTGGCACTGTTTGGGGCATCATGCACGCCTTCCGCGGTTTGGCTAACGTCCAAAACGCCACCTTGGCAGCGGTTGCCCCTGGTATTGCTGAAGCACTCGTTGCAACTGCGATTGGTTTGTTTGCAGCGATTCCAGCGGTTGTTGCCTACAACCGCGCAGCCACTGATGTAGATCGCCTCTCTATTCGCTTTGAAACATTCATTGAAGAGTTCACCAACATCTTGCAGCGTCAAACTGCTGGACGTTAA
- the glyA gene encoding serine hydroxymethyltransferase has product MFDRQNTLAKTDPQLWEAIQNENKRQEDHIELIASENYTSPAVMEAQGSQLTNKYAEGYPGKRYYGGCEFVDVAEQLAIDRVKTLFGAEAANVQPHCGASANQAVFLAFLKPGDTFMGMSLAEGGHLTHGMALNMSGKWFNPIAYGLDKNEEIDYEQMERLAREHKPKLIIAGASAYSKKIDFERIGKLAKEVGAIFMVDMAHYAGLVAAGVYPNPVPHADIVTSTTHKSLRGPRGGIILMKAEHEKAINSAVFPGLQGGPLMHVIAAKAVAFKEAAEPGFKDYQKQVVANAKALAETLIARGLRIVSGGTDSHVMLVDLRAKKMTGKEAERVLGEAHITCNKNGIPNDPEKPMVTSGIRLGSPAMTTRGFKEAEARQVGNFIADVLDNPNDPENIAKVRAQVSELTKRFPVYG; this is encoded by the coding sequence ATGTTTGACCGTCAAAACACTTTAGCCAAAACCGACCCCCAGTTATGGGAAGCCATTCAGAATGAAAATAAGCGTCAGGAAGACCATATTGAGCTGATTGCTTCTGAAAACTACACCTCTCCAGCGGTTATGGAAGCTCAAGGATCCCAATTAACCAATAAGTACGCTGAAGGGTATCCAGGTAAGCGTTACTACGGCGGTTGTGAATTCGTGGATGTAGCTGAGCAATTGGCGATTGATCGCGTAAAGACTTTGTTTGGAGCTGAAGCAGCGAACGTGCAACCTCATTGCGGCGCATCTGCTAACCAAGCAGTATTTTTGGCATTCTTAAAACCAGGCGATACCTTTATGGGTATGAGTCTTGCTGAAGGGGGCCACTTGACCCACGGCATGGCTTTGAACATGAGCGGCAAATGGTTTAATCCGATTGCTTACGGCCTAGATAAAAACGAAGAGATTGATTACGAGCAAATGGAACGTCTCGCTCGCGAGCACAAACCTAAATTGATTATTGCTGGCGCATCTGCTTACTCAAAGAAAATTGACTTTGAGCGTATTGGTAAATTAGCAAAAGAAGTTGGCGCAATCTTTATGGTTGATATGGCTCACTATGCTGGTCTCGTTGCAGCTGGTGTTTATCCAAACCCAGTGCCACATGCAGATATAGTGACTTCTACAACCCACAAGAGCTTGCGTGGTCCGCGTGGCGGCATCATCTTGATGAAGGCAGAACACGAGAAAGCAATTAACTCTGCAGTGTTCCCAGGCTTACAGGGTGGTCCTTTGATGCACGTGATTGCTGCTAAAGCAGTGGCATTTAAAGAGGCAGCAGAGCCAGGCTTCAAAGATTATCAAAAGCAAGTAGTTGCAAATGCGAAAGCGCTTGCAGAGACTTTAATTGCTCGTGGCTTACGCATTGTTTCTGGCGGTACAGACTCACATGTGATGTTGGTGGATTTGCGTGCAAAGAAAATGACCGGTAAAGAAGCTGAGCGTGTATTGGGTGAAGCGCATATCACTTGTAACAAAAACGGTATTCCAAATGATCCAGAAAAACCAATGGTGACTAGTGGTATTCGTTTGGGTTCACCAGCGATGACTACTCGTGGATTTAAAGAGGCAGA